In Rhizobium sp. WSM4643, the following are encoded in one genomic region:
- a CDS encoding nickel/cobalt transporter has protein sequence MLTKRLSLILSAAILALVTAASLAHAQSPLGIGTAEPSFQPTGGPLAPLLLYVNYEQQTFYRALTGALKAMRQDPWQLASLIGLSFAYGVFHAAGPGHGKAVISSYMIANEVELKRGVVISFISAFSQGVVAVALVGGAWLVLRGTGITLTEATHAMEISSFVMVILFGGWLLFRKLRSMAGNMPRRRLMATPAGPVSMMLDWKDNAVERQAYAFNGKAQAVEAGHTFVPGMVCETCGNAHVPDPALLGGDRFSAREAWSAIVAVGLRPCSGALLVMTFSLLNGLYLGGVLSVAAMSLGTAITVSLLATLAVTAKSAAVRLSGRGSTASIWIGNAIEILGAVLVILMGALLLGASLQG, from the coding sequence ATGCTGACGAAACGCCTGTCCCTCATCCTTTCCGCTGCAATCCTTGCGCTGGTAACGGCTGCAAGCCTCGCCCATGCGCAGTCGCCGCTCGGCATCGGCACGGCAGAGCCGAGCTTCCAACCGACCGGCGGGCCGCTCGCACCGCTTTTGCTCTATGTGAATTATGAACAGCAGACCTTCTATCGGGCACTGACCGGCGCCTTGAAGGCAATGCGCCAAGACCCATGGCAACTGGCATCGCTGATCGGCCTGTCTTTCGCCTACGGCGTCTTCCATGCCGCCGGCCCAGGCCACGGCAAGGCGGTCATCTCCTCCTACATGATCGCCAACGAGGTCGAGCTGAAGCGCGGCGTGGTGATTTCCTTCATTTCTGCCTTCAGCCAGGGCGTGGTGGCGGTGGCGCTGGTCGGCGGCGCCTGGCTGGTGTTGCGCGGCACCGGCATCACGCTGACGGAGGCGACCCACGCAATGGAGATCTCAAGCTTCGTCATGGTCATCCTGTTCGGCGGCTGGCTGCTGTTTCGAAAACTGCGCTCGATGGCGGGCAATATGCCGCGCCGCCGGCTGATGGCGACGCCTGCCGGCCCGGTCAGCATGATGCTCGACTGGAAGGACAATGCCGTCGAACGCCAGGCCTATGCCTTCAACGGCAAGGCGCAGGCTGTGGAAGCCGGCCACACTTTCGTTCCCGGCATGGTCTGCGAGACTTGCGGCAATGCCCATGTGCCCGACCCGGCCCTGCTTGGCGGCGACAGATTCAGCGCCCGCGAGGCCTGGTCGGCTATCGTTGCCGTTGGTCTGCGCCCCTGCTCCGGCGCACTTCTGGTCATGACCTTCTCGCTCTTGAACGGGCTCTATCTCGGCGGCGTGCTTTCGGTCGCCGCCATGTCGCTCGGCACGGCGATCACCGTTTCCCTGCTTGCCACACTTGCCGTCACCGCCAAGAGTGCAGCCGTCCGTCTCTCCGGACGCGGCTCGACCGCCTCGATCTGGATCGGCAACGCCATCGAAATCCTCGGGGCCGTGCTCGTCATTCTGATGGGCGCCCTGCTGCTCGGGGCCTCGCTGCAGGGCTAG
- a CDS encoding GNAT family N-acetyltransferase: MRDLANFKGCPAPKPVTLKGRFVTVEPYRRAEHLEPLWDGLGGMGINPLLLYFAQDDFSGIDDFANWLETVNTKSGWLTHIFRDNATGKIVGMANYMRADPANGVVEIGGVAHGAEMKRSPLSTEAHYLMAKHVFEDLGYRRYEWKCDNNNEASKTTAARYGFSFEGVFRQHMISKHRNRDTAWFSMIDAEWPMINDAFEAWLSPENFDAEGNQIRRLQDIRADLEKERLV, from the coding sequence ATGCGCGATCTTGCAAATTTCAAGGGCTGCCCGGCGCCGAAGCCGGTCACGCTGAAGGGCCGCTTCGTTACCGTCGAGCCCTATCGGCGCGCGGAACATCTTGAGCCGCTGTGGGACGGGCTCGGCGGCATGGGCATCAACCCGCTGCTTCTCTATTTCGCACAGGATGATTTCTCCGGTATCGACGATTTCGCCAACTGGCTGGAAACCGTCAATACCAAGTCCGGCTGGCTCACCCACATCTTCCGCGACAACGCCACCGGCAAGATTGTCGGCATGGCGAATTACATGCGCGCCGACCCGGCAAACGGCGTCGTCGAGATCGGAGGGGTGGCGCACGGGGCCGAGATGAAGCGGTCGCCGCTGTCGACCGAGGCGCATTACCTGATGGCCAAGCACGTCTTCGAGGATCTCGGCTACCGCCGCTACGAATGGAAATGCGACAATAACAACGAGGCGAGCAAGACGACGGCCGCGCGTTACGGCTTCAGCTTCGAAGGGGTCTTCCGCCAGCATATGATCTCCAAGCATCGCAACCGCGACACCGCCTGGTTCTCGATGATCGATGCCGAATGGCCGATGATCAACGATGCCTTCGAAGCATGGCTTTCGCCGGAGAATTTCGACGCCGAGGGCAACCAGATCCGTCGCCTGCAGGATATCCGCGCCGATCTCGAAAAGGAAAGGCTCGTATGA
- a CDS encoding tellurite resistance TerB family protein, with protein MFDAKKLLDQFLGSQVPGLGGSVRDRAGDAMQTARNNPLATGAIAAVLLGTKTGRGLAGNALAVGGLAAIAGLGYQAYKNYQAGQAPAAPSDAPSANNPVLLPPPAESGFGPTSPAGSNEFVLVLIRAMIAAAKADGHIDDAERALIMEKVKAADVSGEAAAFIENELASPTDIDALVAAATTEEQRVELYTASRLTIEPDSRAERGYLDLLAGRLGLADQLVDHIEATVSSAKTTLSQ; from the coding sequence ATGTTCGACGCAAAGAAGCTTCTCGACCAGTTCTTGGGTTCGCAGGTGCCGGGTCTCGGCGGCTCGGTCCGCGACAGGGCGGGCGATGCTATGCAGACGGCCAGGAACAATCCGCTGGCGACCGGCGCCATTGCTGCGGTGCTCCTCGGCACCAAGACCGGTCGTGGTCTTGCCGGCAATGCGCTGGCGGTTGGCGGTCTTGCCGCCATTGCCGGCCTCGGCTACCAGGCCTACAAGAATTACCAGGCGGGGCAGGCGCCCGCAGCCCCCTCGGATGCACCCTCGGCAAATAATCCGGTTCTCCTTCCGCCGCCTGCCGAATCCGGTTTCGGGCCGACGTCGCCTGCCGGCAGCAATGAATTCGTCCTGGTGCTGATCCGCGCGATGATCGCCGCCGCCAAGGCCGACGGCCATATCGACGATGCCGAACGCGCCCTCATCATGGAGAAGGTCAAGGCCGCCGACGTCAGCGGCGAGGCTGCGGCCTTCATCGAGAATGAACTCGCTTCGCCGACGGATATCGATGCGCTCGTTGCCGCCGCGACGACGGAAGAACAGCGCGTCGAGCTCTACACCGCCTCGCGGCTCACCATCGAGCCGGATTCGCGCGCCGAGCGCGGTTATCTCGATTTGCTTGCCGGCCGCCTCGGCCTTGCCGACCAGCTGGTCGACCATATCGAGGCGACGGTGTCGTCGGCCAAGACGACCTTGTCACAGTGA
- a CDS encoding 2-dehydro-3-deoxy-phosphogluconate aldolase, with protein MGEKTEKLLSILKLQPVVPVLIVDDAKTAVPLARALVAGGLKAIEITMRTPAALEAVRAVAAEVEGAEVGAGTILNVAHWEAAVAAGSKFIVSPGTTQELLDAAADSDVPLLPGAATASEVMALREEGYQVLKFFPAEQAGGAAYLKALSSPLAGTLFCPTGGISLKNANDYLSLPNVICVGGSWVAPKELVAAGDWAGITKLAAEAAALKA; from the coding sequence ATGGGCGAGAAAACAGAGAAGCTCCTTTCCATCCTGAAACTCCAGCCTGTCGTTCCGGTCTTGATCGTCGACGATGCGAAGACGGCGGTGCCGCTGGCTCGCGCGCTCGTCGCAGGCGGTCTGAAGGCGATCGAGATCACCATGCGCACCCCGGCGGCACTCGAGGCCGTGCGCGCCGTCGCCGCAGAGGTCGAGGGCGCCGAAGTCGGCGCCGGCACGATCCTCAATGTCGCTCATTGGGAAGCCGCCGTCGCGGCCGGTTCGAAGTTCATCGTTAGCCCGGGTACGACGCAGGAACTGCTCGATGCCGCCGCCGATTCCGACGTGCCGCTGCTTCCAGGGGCTGCGACCGCCAGCGAAGTCATGGCGCTGCGCGAGGAAGGCTACCAGGTGCTGAAGTTCTTCCCAGCGGAGCAGGCCGGTGGCGCCGCCTATCTCAAGGCGCTGTCCTCACCGCTTGCAGGCACGCTGTTCTGCCCGACCGGCGGCATTTCGCTGAAGAACGCCAATGATTATCTCTCGCTGCCGAACGTTATCTGCGTCGGCGGCTCGTGGGTGGCGCCGAAAGAACTGGTCGCGGCCGGCGACTGGGCTGGCATTACCAAACTCGCGGCAGAAGCGGCGGCGCTGAAGGCCTAA
- a CDS encoding CYTH domain-containing protein — MAKEIERKFLVRSDGWRSAVETKSVLRQGYIASMDDRSVRVRILDGRKAKLTIKIGRSAITRDEFEYDIPIADAEELLQAAIGVVIEKTRHRVPHEGFVWEVDVFAGEHRGLVIAEVEMTAETDSPALPTWLGREVTGDFRYSNQALATEYGHDRHGLSHSA, encoded by the coding sequence ATGGCGAAAGAGATCGAGCGGAAGTTTCTTGTACGCAGCGATGGATGGCGTTCCGCCGTCGAGACGAAGTCTGTCCTCAGACAGGGTTACATCGCCTCGATGGACGATCGTTCCGTGCGGGTGCGCATCCTCGACGGCAGGAAAGCGAAACTGACGATCAAGATCGGCCGCAGCGCCATCACCCGTGACGAATTCGAATACGACATCCCGATCGCCGACGCCGAGGAGCTGTTGCAGGCAGCCATCGGCGTCGTCATCGAGAAGACGCGCCACCGCGTTCCACATGAGGGCTTCGTCTGGGAGGTTGACGTTTTTGCCGGCGAGCACCGCGGATTGGTGATCGCCGAGGTGGAGATGACGGCCGAGACCGACAGTCCGGCGCTGCCCACCTGGCTCGGCCGCGAGGTGACCGGCGATTTCCGATATTCCAATCAGGCCCTTGCCACAGAATACGGGCACGACAGGCATGGCCTATCGCATTCGGCCTGA
- a CDS encoding CHAD domain-containing protein: protein MAYRIRPDADFTEAFRKVAIEQLEHAVTVLEKRPDGAHEAIHSFRKNLKRLRSLYRLVAREVPDFQTHENARLRDAAHSLSAIRDAAALIGTGQYLQHSARGNEENEALGRIVNILEGRRDWMAEAESGLEQRLTETSDALKEAIAALDEVSFNGDHRKNARMLAKSWRRTARKAKAALAACHGEASADDFHTLRKRTYDYRLYHALLRDVWPAAMKAKRDAAKELAEDLGHIHDLTVLSELVESEPQLFTRNDDLAHLLDIIIFRQQEDRRQALIKAEAVFANDADEEAQRIELLWLMTGS, encoded by the coding sequence ATGGCCTATCGCATTCGGCCTGACGCCGATTTTACCGAGGCGTTTCGCAAGGTCGCCATCGAGCAGCTGGAACACGCCGTCACGGTTCTCGAGAAGCGGCCGGACGGCGCGCACGAGGCAATCCATTCCTTCCGCAAGAACCTGAAACGACTACGGTCGCTCTACCGCCTCGTGGCCCGCGAGGTTCCGGATTTCCAGACCCATGAAAATGCAAGGCTGCGCGATGCCGCACATTCGCTTTCGGCGATCCGCGACGCTGCCGCCCTGATCGGCACCGGGCAATATCTGCAGCACTCGGCACGCGGGAACGAGGAGAACGAGGCGCTCGGCCGCATCGTCAACATTCTCGAAGGACGCCGTGACTGGATGGCGGAAGCCGAAAGCGGCCTGGAACAGCGGCTGACGGAAACATCGGACGCTCTGAAGGAGGCGATCGCCGCACTGGATGAAGTCTCGTTCAATGGCGACCATCGCAAGAATGCCCGCATGCTGGCGAAGAGCTGGCGCCGCACCGCGCGGAAGGCCAAAGCCGCGCTTGCGGCTTGCCATGGCGAAGCATCGGCCGACGATTTCCACACTCTGCGCAAACGCACCTACGACTATCGGCTCTACCATGCCCTTTTGCGCGACGTCTGGCCGGCCGCGATGAAGGCCAAACGCGATGCGGCCAAAGAGCTCGCCGAGGATCTCGGCCACATCCACGATCTCACCGTGCTCTCCGAACTGGTCGAGTCCGAACCGCAGCTCTTCACCCGCAATGACGATCTTGCGCATCTGCTCGACATCATCATCTTCCGCCAGCAGGAAGACCGGCGGCAAGCGCTGATCAAAGCCGAAGCTGTCTTCGCCAATGATGCCGACGAGGAAGCCCAGCGCATCGAGCTTCTCTGGCTGATGACCGGGAGTTGA
- a CDS encoding VOC family protein: MTAENAAMPKVLGLYEIHLTVADLKTSTDFYRDVVGLEPATSFEERKVAFLWVDDRKTGMLGLWETGTGPLKMRLHIAFRMTANGVLKAPAILKAKGVEPLGFAGEPVTEPVVLGWMPALSIYFKDPDGHSIEFINVLDDIPDRSFGVRPFSAWQARA, translated from the coding sequence ATGACCGCCGAAAATGCCGCGATGCCGAAGGTGCTTGGGCTCTACGAGATCCATCTGACCGTTGCCGATCTCAAGACCTCCACGGATTTCTACCGCGATGTCGTTGGCCTCGAACCTGCCACCTCATTCGAGGAGCGTAAAGTCGCTTTCCTCTGGGTGGACGACAGGAAGACCGGCATGCTCGGCCTTTGGGAAACAGGAACCGGGCCGCTGAAGATGCGGCTGCATATCGCCTTCCGCATGACCGCCAACGGCGTGCTGAAAGCGCCCGCCATTCTCAAGGCAAAAGGTGTGGAACCTCTCGGCTTTGCCGGTGAACCGGTGACGGAGCCGGTGGTTCTCGGCTGGATGCCGGCGCTGTCGATCTATTTCAAGGATCCGGACGGGCACTCGATCGAGTTCATCAACGTTCTCGACGACATCCCCGACCGGAGTTTCGGCGTGCGGCCGTTTTCCGCGTGGCAGGCGCGAGCGTAA
- the trhO gene encoding oxygen-dependent tRNA uridine(34) hydroxylase TrhO encodes MTDSLTHTSPFLVAALYHFVSVPGFASLQAPLQTLCEENGVKGTLLLAHEGINGTIAGPDAGIHAALAFLRAQPEFSGLEHKESRASKMPFLRMKVKLKKEIVTMGVEDIDPNKVVGTYVTAKDWNALISDPDTIVIDTRNDYETAIGTFRGAVDPKTKTFREFPDWVRNNPGLHNKPKVAMYCTGGIRCEKATAFMKAEGFDEVYHLKGGILKYLEEVPQEESLWDGACFVFDERVSVEHGLKQGEHRLCHACRNPITAEEITSPLYEEGVSCSHCYHTRTEEDRLRYRQRQHQIALAKKRGQRHIGS; translated from the coding sequence ATGACCGACAGCCTGACACACACCAGCCCGTTCCTCGTGGCCGCACTTTACCATTTCGTTTCCGTGCCGGGCTTTGCAAGCCTGCAGGCACCGCTGCAGACGCTTTGCGAGGAGAACGGCGTCAAAGGAACGCTGCTTCTGGCCCATGAAGGCATCAACGGCACGATCGCCGGCCCGGATGCCGGCATTCACGCCGCGCTCGCCTTCCTGCGCGCCCAGCCGGAATTTTCGGGCCTGGAGCACAAGGAAAGCCGCGCCTCGAAAATGCCCTTCCTGCGCATGAAGGTGAAGCTGAAAAAGGAAATCGTCACCATGGGTGTCGAAGATATCGACCCCAACAAGGTGGTCGGCACCTATGTGACGGCCAAGGACTGGAACGCACTGATCTCCGACCCTGATACCATTGTCATCGACACCCGCAACGATTACGAGACGGCAATCGGCACCTTTCGCGGCGCGGTCGACCCGAAGACCAAGACCTTCCGCGAATTTCCCGATTGGGTGCGCAACAATCCCGGCCTGCACAACAAGCCGAAGGTCGCCATGTACTGCACCGGCGGCATACGCTGCGAGAAGGCCACCGCTTTCATGAAGGCTGAGGGCTTCGATGAGGTCTATCACCTGAAGGGTGGCATCCTGAAATATCTCGAAGAAGTGCCGCAGGAGGAAAGTCTCTGGGACGGCGCCTGCTTCGTTTTCGACGAGCGCGTCTCCGTCGAGCACGGGCTGAAGCAAGGCGAACACCGGCTGTGCCACGCCTGCCGGAACCCGATCACCGCGGAAGAAATCACCTCCCCGCTTTACGAAGAGGGGGTTTCCTGCAGTCACTGCTATCATACGCGCACGGAAGAAGACCGGCTGCGTTACCGTCAGCGGCAGCACCAGATAGCCCTCGCGAAAAAGCGCGGCCAGCGACATATCGGCAGTTGA
- a CDS encoding putative bifunctional diguanylate cyclase/phosphodiesterase — MQTVGKSQSKGLGIGRHITVTGVLFSFAVIVAVVTIMVLTALERVAENANLLDDERSRETTAGALRTFEDQLGATLDDYAAWDDAAVNVYAPDGMAWTVSNYGEMSVNSSLFDVAIVIDDAKKAVMAYRDGKPMEEPLADFFAPSLWTLFDRVKAVGPADHPQAIGFVTTKRGIAAVGVALVRKKSGALDAPAGQHRYLVFARHLDDDRVTALGQTYVIGGLRLAPPSFAADYRVPIVDPTGVTLGKLVWISRSPGDIGYAQVRPMVIQALGLVGLFFVVLLVIGWLAGRRLKAEEGSAREEALRDRLSGLSNRDGLGLAVDRFVVEARQTKRNVLLLYLDLDGFKEVNDSYGHGTGDQLIRAVAAGLAVLIPPGAVLARIGGDEFAIAFLSDSENAAALQLAEQILDFLVEPLEIGRRVVVVGASIGIAMSPSGAIGREELVRRSDLAMYKAKEAGRARMMLYDPSMDADREQRNALELDLRIAIESGDLTLAYQPLIDAATHAMTGVEALVRWNRPGHGPVSPELFIPIAETSGLIESLGLFVLRKACETAKQWPNLNVSVNVSPGQFRNPAFTDYVRYVLKQTEIEAGRITLEITEGYMIQNPQRTRQSIERLKGLGVKVALDDFGSGFSSIGYLRQFGFDRIKIDRSLVMGVNDKRQREMLRATVALARSLDIPVTAEGIETEEQAIAMRLFGCDCLQGYWFGKPMTSDLITEMLNEQRAAQPEARRRIGAA; from the coding sequence ATGCAGACAGTCGGAAAGTCGCAGAGCAAGGGTTTGGGAATAGGCCGTCACATCACCGTTACCGGCGTGCTTTTCTCCTTCGCGGTCATCGTCGCCGTCGTCACCATCATGGTGCTGACGGCGCTCGAACGCGTGGCCGAAAATGCCAATCTCCTCGATGACGAGCGCTCGCGCGAAACGACGGCCGGCGCGTTGAGAACCTTCGAGGATCAGCTCGGCGCGACGCTCGACGATTACGCGGCCTGGGACGACGCCGCCGTCAACGTCTATGCGCCTGACGGTATGGCCTGGACTGTGAGCAATTACGGCGAGATGTCAGTCAACAGCTCGCTTTTCGATGTGGCGATCGTCATCGATGACGCGAAGAAGGCGGTCATGGCCTATCGCGACGGCAAGCCGATGGAGGAGCCGCTCGCGGATTTCTTTGCGCCGTCGCTCTGGACCCTGTTCGATAGGGTGAAGGCGGTCGGCCCGGCCGACCATCCCCAGGCGATCGGCTTCGTCACCACCAAACGGGGGATTGCCGCCGTCGGCGTGGCGTTGGTTCGGAAAAAGTCCGGTGCGCTTGACGCGCCCGCCGGCCAGCACCGCTACCTCGTTTTCGCCCGCCATCTCGATGACGACAGGGTGACTGCCCTCGGCCAGACCTATGTCATCGGCGGGCTGAGGCTGGCGCCGCCGAGTTTTGCGGCCGACTATCGCGTGCCGATCGTCGATCCGACCGGGGTAACGCTCGGCAAGCTCGTCTGGATCTCGCGCTCACCCGGCGATATCGGCTATGCACAGGTGCGGCCGATGGTCATCCAGGCGCTCGGCCTCGTCGGATTGTTTTTCGTGGTATTGCTGGTCATCGGCTGGCTTGCCGGCCGCCGTCTGAAGGCAGAGGAAGGCAGCGCCCGCGAGGAGGCGTTGCGCGACAGGCTGAGCGGTCTTTCCAATCGCGACGGCCTCGGGCTCGCCGTCGATCGTTTTGTCGTCGAGGCACGCCAGACCAAGCGCAACGTGCTGCTCCTCTACCTCGACCTCGATGGCTTCAAGGAGGTCAACGACAGCTATGGCCACGGCACCGGCGACCAGTTGATCCGGGCGGTCGCGGCCGGGCTCGCTGTGCTCATTCCGCCGGGTGCGGTTCTCGCCCGCATCGGCGGCGATGAATTTGCGATCGCCTTTCTCTCCGACAGCGAGAATGCCGCCGCTCTGCAGTTGGCCGAGCAGATCCTCGATTTTCTTGTCGAGCCGCTGGAGATCGGTCGCCGTGTCGTCGTCGTCGGGGCAAGCATCGGCATCGCCATGTCGCCTTCCGGCGCGATTGGGCGTGAGGAACTGGTGCGCCGCTCCGACCTTGCCATGTACAAGGCGAAGGAGGCCGGCCGCGCGCGCATGATGCTCTACGATCCGTCGATGGATGCGGATCGGGAGCAGCGCAATGCGCTGGAACTCGATCTCCGGATCGCCATCGAAAGCGGCGACCTGACGCTCGCCTACCAGCCGCTGATCGATGCGGCGACGCATGCGATGACCGGCGTCGAGGCGTTGGTGCGCTGGAACCGTCCGGGCCATGGTCCTGTTTCGCCCGAGCTGTTCATCCCGATCGCCGAGACCAGCGGCCTCATCGAATCGCTTGGCTTGTTCGTGTTGCGCAAAGCCTGCGAGACGGCCAAACAATGGCCGAACCTCAACGTCTCGGTCAACGTCTCGCCCGGCCAGTTCCGCAATCCCGCGTTTACCGACTATGTGCGCTACGTGCTGAAGCAGACGGAGATCGAGGCCGGTCGCATCACGCTGGAGATCACCGAAGGCTATATGATCCAGAACCCGCAGCGCACCCGCCAGTCGATCGAACGGTTGAAGGGGCTGGGGGTCAAGGTGGCGCTCGACGATTTCGGTTCCGGCTTCTCCTCGATCGGTTATCTCAGGCAGTTTGGCTTCGACCGCATCAAGATCGACCGCTCGCTGGTCATGGGTGTCAACGACAAACGCCAGCGCGAGATGCTGCGGGCGACGGTGGCGCTCGCCCGCTCGCTCGATATTCCGGTGACGGCCGAAGGCATCGAGACCGAGGAGCAGGCGATAGCCATGCGCCTTTTCGGCTGCGACTGCCTGCAGGGCTATTGGTTCGGAAAGCCTATGACATCAGATCTCATCACCGAGATGCTGAATGAGCAACGTGCAGCGCAGCCGGAAGCTCGGCGACGCATCGGCGCAGCCTGA
- a CDS encoding GH1 family beta-glucosidase gives MIDPKKLAERFPGDFTFGVATAAFQIEGASKADGRKPSIWDAFCNMPGRVHNRDNGDIACDHYNRLEQDLDLIKEMGVEAYRFSIAWPRIIPDGTGPVNEAGLDFYDRLVDGCKARGIKTFATLYHWDLPLLLAGEGGWTTRSTAYAFQRYAKTVMNRLGDRLDRVATFNEPWCIVWLSHLYGIHAPGERNMQAALHAMHYMNLAHGLGVEAIRSEAPGVPVGLVLNAASIIPGSDSPADLAAGERAHQFHNGAFFDPVFKGEYPKEFVEALGDRMPAIEDGDLTLISQKLDWWGLNYYKPERVTDDAERKGDFPWTVEAAPASDVKTDIGWEIYAPGLKLSIEDLYRRYELPECYITENGACDNTDVVDGEVDDTMRLDYVGDHLDIVAGLINDGYPLRGYFAWSLMDNFEWAEGYRMRFGLVHVDYETQLRTVKKSGKWYRELAAQFPKGNHTPG, from the coding sequence ATGATCGATCCGAAGAAACTCGCGGAACGCTTTCCCGGCGACTTCACTTTCGGCGTTGCCACCGCTGCCTTCCAGATCGAAGGCGCCAGCAAAGCCGATGGCCGCAAGCCATCCATCTGGGATGCTTTCTGCAATATGCCCGGCCGCGTCCATAATCGCGATAACGGCGATATCGCCTGCGATCACTACAATCGCCTGGAACAGGACCTCGATCTCATCAAGGAGATGGGTGTCGAAGCCTACCGGTTCTCGATTGCCTGGCCGCGCATTATCCCCGACGGCACGGGTCCGGTAAACGAGGCCGGCCTCGATTTCTACGATCGGCTGGTCGACGGCTGCAAGGCGCGCGGCATCAAGACCTTCGCGACGCTCTACCACTGGGATCTGCCTCTGTTGCTCGCCGGCGAAGGCGGCTGGACGACACGCTCGACCGCCTATGCGTTTCAGCGCTATGCCAAGACGGTGATGAACCGCCTTGGCGACCGCCTCGACCGGGTCGCGACCTTCAACGAACCCTGGTGCATCGTCTGGCTCAGCCACCTCTACGGCATCCATGCTCCGGGCGAGCGCAACATGCAGGCCGCCCTTCACGCCATGCATTACATGAACCTTGCCCACGGTCTCGGCGTCGAGGCGATCCGCTCGGAAGCCCCTGGCGTGCCCGTCGGGCTTGTGCTCAACGCCGCCTCGATCATTCCTGGCTCCGACAGCCCGGCTGATCTTGCCGCCGGCGAGCGTGCGCATCAGTTCCACAACGGCGCCTTCTTCGATCCTGTCTTCAAGGGCGAATATCCGAAGGAATTCGTCGAGGCGCTCGGCGACCGCATGCCCGCCATCGAGGATGGCGACCTGACGCTGATCAGCCAGAAACTCGATTGGTGGGGCCTGAACTACTACAAGCCCGAGCGCGTCACCGACGACGCCGAACGCAAGGGCGATTTCCCCTGGACGGTAGAAGCGGCGCCGGCAAGCGACGTCAAGACCGATATCGGCTGGGAAATCTATGCGCCAGGCCTGAAGCTCTCGATCGAGGATCTCTACCGTCGCTACGAACTGCCGGAATGCTACATCACAGAGAACGGCGCCTGCGACAACACCGATGTCGTCGACGGCGAGGTCGACGACACGATGCGCCTCGACTATGTCGGCGATCACCTCGACATCGTTGCCGGTCTCATCAACGACGGCTATCCCCTACGCGGCTACTTCGCCTGGAGCCTGATGGACAATTTCGAATGGGCGGAAGGCTACCGCATGCGCTTCGGCCTCGTCCATGTCGATTATGAGACCCAACTGCGCACGGTGAAGAAGAGCGGCAAATGGTACCGCGAGCTTGCGGCCCAATTTCCGAAGGGCAATCACACGCCGGGTTAG
- a CDS encoding DoxX family protein: MLSSVHSLQPHLLSLLRIVSSLVLFSYGTQKILHFPAAASVPPAGSLSWIAGLLELTFGFLVLVGFQTRIAAFVLSGLMAFAYFIGHASKGIYPAQNGGVAAILFCFVFLYLVAAGAGPLSVDSLLKRGRTATA; encoded by the coding sequence ATGCTCTCTTCGGTCCATTCGCTGCAGCCCCATCTGCTGAGCCTGTTGCGCATCGTCTCGTCACTCGTGCTTTTCAGCTACGGAACACAGAAGATCCTGCATTTTCCGGCTGCGGCAAGCGTGCCGCCGGCGGGATCGCTCTCCTGGATTGCCGGACTGCTCGAACTCACCTTCGGCTTCCTGGTGCTCGTCGGATTCCAGACCCGTATCGCAGCCTTCGTGCTCTCGGGCCTGATGGCCTTCGCCTATTTCATCGGCCATGCCTCGAAGGGCATCTACCCTGCGCAGAACGGCGGCGTCGCGGCGATCCTGTTCTGCTTCGTGTTTCTCTATCTGGTGGCGGCAGGAGCCGGACCGTTGAGCGTCGACAGCCTGCTCAAGCGCGGCCGCACTGCTACTGCCTGA